The DNA region TGCTGGGCGGAGAACGGAATGGTCGACAGCCCCAGCGCACACTGGATCACCAGCAGCGAAAGGATCAGGATATCGGCCCCGGTGGTGGTCGCCCGCACGCGTGGGCTGAACAGACGACGCTTAAGCAACAGCACACCGCCGACAAGACACATCAGGCCCGCCGCACCACCGCCAATCATCGCCATCTTCTGTTTCACGTCGATAGGCAGCCAGGCTTCATACATCCAGTGCGGCGTCAGCATACCGAGGAAGTGGCCGGCAAAGATCCCCAGAATCCCGAAATGGAACAGGTTCGATGCCATGTTCATCCCCTTGCGATCCAGCATCTGACTGGATGCGGCGCGCCAGGTGTACTGACCGTAGTCGTACCGCAACCAGCTACCAATCAGAAACACGGACCCGGCAATGTACGGGTAGATGTCAAAGAAGAACATATTCAGGAAGTGCATTATTGCTGTCCTCCGGTGGAGATATTCAGATATTGCGGCGCAACGGCTCCGGCGAAACGACGCTGATGAGCGGAAATTTCAGACTCGCCGCAACCCTTGTCGGCAAAGAATTTCACCTGCTCTTCTTCCCAGACCGCATCGAGCGCTTGCGGGGTATCATCGCGAACTTCCTCCGCTATTTTTTCCGCGACTTTGTCACTGTCGATCGCCGCATTTGCCAGCCTCAGCAGCAGGTCGAACAGCACCGCATAGCGGCTTTCACGCTGTTGCAGACGCGCGCTCAGCAGCGCCAGAATCGGGGCGATATCCTGCAATCCACCCAGCGCCTCGCGCTTGGGCAACTGCGCCAGGTATTCCAGATACAGCGGCAGATGGTCCGGCAGCTCGCGGCTGTCGAGCTGTAAACCGTGCTGCTCGTACTGCGCCATCAGGTCAACCATCGCCTGACCACGGTCGCGGGACTCACCGTGGACGTGTTCGAACAGCAACAGCGAGGTTGCCCGACCGCGGTCGAACAGTTCGCTGTAATTGGCCTGCACATCCAGCATCTCCTGTGCGGTTAAATCGCGCAGGAAAACGCTGAGCGTATGCGCATCCTCTTTGTTGAGATTTTCAGATGACGCGAGTGCATCGTACAGTTCCTGCTGATGCTGCCACAGGGCAGCATCCGGGTACTCGAGCAGACGCGAAACAATGACGAGTTCAATCATTGGTGCGGCTCCGTTTTGCGCGTCACATCGATGGCATCGATGCGGCGGCTGTTAAACAGATTGAATTTGGTGTCAGAACCATGGCAACCGTCGCCGAAGGTAAAGCCGCAACCGCTTTTCTCCGGGAACGCGTCACGCGCCAGTTCACGGTGGCTACTCGGCACGACGAAGCGATCTTCATAGTTGGCAATCGCCAGGTAACGGTACATTTCCTGTGCCTGCGCTTCGCTTAAACCCACCTCTTCCAGCGCGCGGGTGTCCACTTTCCCGTCGACTGTTTCCGCACGTTTGTAGTGACGCATCGCCAGCATCCGTTTCAGCGCCAGTAGTACCGGTTGGGTATCGCCTGCGGTCAGCAGGTTAGCGAGGTACTGAACCGGAATACGCAGGCTGTCCACGTCCGGCAGAATGCCGTTACTGCCCAGTTCGCCCGCATCCGCCGCCGATTGAATCGGGGACAGCGGCGGCACATACCACACCATCGGCAGCGTGCGATATTCCGGATGCAGCGGCAGCGCCAGCTTCCAGTCCATCGCCATTTTATAAACAGGCGACTGCTGTGCAGCGTCAATGACGCTCTGCGGAATACCGTCTTTCAGCGCCTGTTCAATGACTGCCGGGTCGTTCGGATCGAGGAACACGTCCAGTTGGCGCTGGTAGAGATCTTTCTCATGCTCGGTGCTTGCTGCACTTTCAATCGCATCCGCGTCATACAGCAGCACGCCAAGATAGCGGATACGGCCGACGCAGGTTTCGGAGCACACGGTCGGCTGACCGGCTTCGATACGCGGGTAGCAGAAGATGCATTTCTCAGACTTACCGCTCTTCCAGTTGAAGTAGATCTTTTTGTACGGACAGCCGGTGATGCACATCCGCCAGCCACGGCATTTGTCCTGGTCGATCAGCACAATACCGTCTTCTTCACGCTTGTAGATGGCACCGCTCGGGCAGGTCGCCACGCACGCCGGGTTGAGACAGTGCTCGCACAGGCGCGGCAGGTACATCATGAAGGTGTTTTCAAACTGGCCGTACATCGCCTTCTGCATGTTTTCGAAGTTTCTGTCTTTCGACAGCTTCTCAAACTCACCGCCCAGATCGTCTTCCCAGTTCGGTCCTTTTTCGATTTTCGCCATCCGCTGGCCGGTAATCAGCGAGCGCGGGCGAGCAATCGGCTGCACTTTCGTGCCTTCCGGCGCGTTATGCAGGTTCTGGTAATCGTAATCAAACGGCTCGTAATAGTCGTCAATCCCCGGCAGATGCGGGTTGGCGAAGATTTTACCGAGCAGCATCGCACGGTTACCCATACGCGGCTGCAACTTGCCGTTGATTTTACGGATCCAGCCGCCTTTGTATTTCTCCTGGTTTTCCCAGTCGGTCGGGAAGCCCTGACCCGGCTTGGTTTCCACGTTGTTGAACCACGCGTATTCCACGCCTTCGCGGCTGGTCCAGACGTTTTTACAGGTCACGGAACAGGTGTGGCAACCGATGCACTTATCCAGATTCAGCACCATGCCGACTTGTGAACGAATTTTCATTTTACGCTCTCCTGTACCTGGTCATTGCCTTCGCCGTCCAGCCAGTCAATATTCTTCATCTTACGTACCACAACAAATTCATCACGGTTCGAACCGACGGTGCCGTAGTAGTTAAAGCCGTAGGCCAGTTGCGCATAGCCGCCGATCATGTGGGTCGGCTTCGGCGTAATACGGGTCACCGAGTTGTGGATCCCGCCGCGCTGCTCGGTGATTTCTGAGCCAGGAATGTTCACGATACGTTCCTGCGCGTGGTACATCATGGTCATCCCCGCTGGTACACGCTGGCTCACCACCGCACGCGCGGTTAACGAACCGTTGCTGTTGAACACTTCGATCCAGTCGTTATCCACAATACCCAGATCTTTGGCATCCACTTCACTCATCCACACAATCGGCCCCCCGCGACCCAGCGTCAGCATCAGCAGGTTGTCGCTGTAGGTGGAGTGGATCCCCCACTTCTGGTGCGGGGTCAGGAAGTTGAGCGCTTTTTCCGGGTTACCGTTGGATTTCTCGCCCATCACCGATTTCACCGAACGGGTGTCGATAGGCGGACGGTAAACCAGCAGGCTTTCGCCGAAATCGCGCATCCACTGGTGATCCTGATACAGCGACTGACGACCGGTCAGCGTGCGCCACGGGATCAGCTCGTGAACGTTGGTATAGCCCGCGTTATACGAGACGTGTTCGTCTTCCAGACCAGACCAGGTCGGGCTGGAGATGATCTTACGCGGCTGCGCCTGGATATCGCGGAAGCGGATTTTTTCCTCTTCTTTGTTCGTCGCCAGATGGGTATGGTCGCGACCGGTAAACTCGCTGAGCGCCGCCCAGGCTTTCACCGCCACATGACCGTTCGTTTCCGGCGCCAGCGTCAGGATCATCTCTGCCGCGTCGATGGCGGTGTTGAGCATCGGCTGACCTTTCGCCGGGCCGTCCGCTTTGGTGTAGTTGAGCTTACGCAGCAGATCCATTTCGCTCTGGGTGTTCCAGGCAATCCCTTTACCGCCGTTGCCGATTTTCTCCATCAACGGGCCGATGGAGGTAAAGCGCTCATACGTTGCCGGATAATCACGTTCTACGGTCATGATGTGCGGCGCGGTAACGCCCGGAATCAGGTCGCATTCGCCTTTTTTCCAGTCCTTCACGTCCAGCGGCTGCGCCAGTTCGGCAGCAGAGTCGTGCTGAATCGGCAGCGTGACGACATCCGTCTCTTTCCCGAGGTGTCCCACGCACACTTCTGAGAATTTCTTCGCGATGGCTTTGTAAATTTCCCAGTCGCTTTTTGATTCCCAGGCCGGGTCAACGGCGGCGGACAGCGGATGAATAAACGGATGCATATCCGAGGTATTCATGTCGTCTTTTTCATACCAGGTCGCGGTCGGCAGCACGATATCGGAGTACAAACAGGTGCTCGACAGACGGAAGTCCAGCGTCACCACCAGATCCAGTTTGCCGTCGAGACCGTTGTCCTGCCATTCCACTTCTTCCGGCTTCACGCCGCCCTGCTTGCCCAGGTCTTTGCCCTGAATCCCGTGCTCGGTCCCCAGCAGGTATTTCAGCATGTACTCGTGGCCCTTACCGGAAGAACCCAGCAGGTTTGAACGCCAGATGAACAGGTTACGCGGATGGTTTTTCCCGTTTTCCGGCTGTTCGGCCGCGAAACGAATCGAACCGTCTTTCAGGGATTTCACGGTGTAATCCACCGGCGTCATCCCGGCTTTCTTCGCCTCTTGTGCGATGGTCAGCGGGTTGGTGCCAAGCTGCGGCGCCGACGGCAGCCAGCCCATGCGCTCGGCGCGCACGTTGAAGTCAATCAGATGGCCGCTATAGCGCGATTTGTCCGCCAGCGGCGACAACAGTTCCTGCGCGGTAACCGTCTCGTAGCGCCACTGGCTGGAGTGGTTGTAGAAGTACGACGTGCTGTTCATGTGGCGTGCCGGACGCTGCCAGTCAAGGGCAAACGCCAGCGGCTGCCAGCCGGTCTGCGGACGCAGTTTTTCCTGGCCGACATAATGCGCCCAACCGCCGCCGCTCTGGCCGATACAGCCACAGAACACCAGCATGTTGATAAGCCCACGATAGTTCATATCGAGGTGATACCAGTGGTTCAGACCGGCACCGACGATGATCATCGAACGACCGTGGGTCTTATCCGCGTTGTCGGCAAACTCACGCGCAATGCGGGTGATCTGCGCACGCGGCACGCCGGTAATCTGCTCTGCCCACGCCGGGGTATACGCTTTAATGTCGTCATAGCTGGTTGCGCAGTTAGCATCGTTCAGACCGCGTTCCAGACCGTAGTTGGCCATCGTCAGATCATAAACGGTGGTCACCAGCGCCGTGGTGCCGTCTGCCAGCTGCAGGCGTTTCGCCGGCAGTTTGTGCAACAGCACGTTTTCCAGTTCGACTTTATTGAAGTGCTCAGTGCCTTCACCACCAAAGTATGGGAAGCCCACCTCGGCGATCTCGTCCTGGCTGCCCAGCAGACTCAGTTGCAGTTCCGTTTCGGCGCTGGTCGTACCGTCGCGCTGCTCAAGGTTCCATTTGCCTTTCTCGCCCCAGCGGAAACCAATCGAGCCGTTCGGCGCGACCATATCGCCATTGTTAGTAATGGCAACGGTTTTCCATTCCGGGTTGTTTTCCTGGCCCAGCGCGTCAACGAGGTCAGCGGCGCGCAGCATACGACCCGCAGCATAATAACCGTCACGCTCTTCCAGCATCACCAGCATTGGCATGTCGGTGTAGCGGCGCACGTAGTCGGTAAAGTACTGGCTCGGGTTATCGAGATGGAATTCACGCAGCATGACGTGACCCATTGCCAGCGCCATCGCCGCATCGGTCCCCTGTTTCGGCGCCAGCCAGAGGTCGCACAGTTTGGCGATTTCAGCGTAGTCCGGCGTTACAGCAACGGTTTTGGTGCCTTTATAACGGACTTCGGTAAAGAAGTGGGCATCCGGCGTACGGGTCTGCGGAACGTTAGATCCCCAGGCAATGATGTAGCTGGAGTTATACCAGTCAGCAGATTCCGGCACATCGGTCTGCTCGCCCCAGGTCTGCGGAGAAGCCGGTGGCAGGTCGCAGTACCAGTCGTAGAAGCTCAGGCAGGTACCGCCAATCAGGGAGAGGTAACGCGCGCCGGACGCATAGGAAACCATCGACATCGCCGGGATCGGCGAGAAGCCAGCCACGCGGTCCGGACCGTACGTTTTCACGGTATAGACGTTAGAGGCGGCAATCAGTTCATTAACTTCCTGCCAGGAGGAGCGGACGAAACCACCACGACCACGCGCTTGTTTGAAGCTTTTTGCTTTATCGGCGTCTTCGATGATGGAGGCCCAGGCGTCAACCGGATCGCTGTGCAGTTTCTTCGCTTCACGCCACATCTTCATCAGACGTTTGCGCATCAGTGGATATTTCAGACGGTTAGCACTGTAGAGATACCAGGAGTAGCTGGCACCGCGCGGACAGCCACGAGGCTCGTGGTTTGGCATGTCCGGACGGGTACGTGGGTAGTCCGTTTGCTGGGTTTCCCAGGTCACCAGACCATTTTTAACGTAGATTTTCCAGCTACATGAGCCGGTGCAGTTAACCCCATGGGTTGAGCGCACAATTTTGTCGTGCTGCCAACGCTGGCGATATCCATCCTCCCAGTCCCGGTTGGTATCGAGAAGCTGGCCGTGCCCATCGGCAAAGGTTTCACCCTTCTGCTTGAAGTAGCGAAACCGGTCCAGGAATTTACTCATCGGTTCTCTCCTGTGGAGCCTGACGGCTCTCTGATAAATCGACATTCAGAAAAATCGACATTGCTTGATTGAGAGCGAAGGTAACGCTCTGAAAGGGCGTGAGAATTGATAACGATCAAGGCAGAAAGGGATGAAAACGCGGGGTAAATTTTGACATACCCCTTTCGGATGATTTGATTTATTTGATTATTGCATTGATTTTATTAATTATTTTACCTATCGTGTTTTCAACTCGTGTTTAATTCTTTACAAGTGGGTATTAAGGGGTATGCCCCCTGGAGACACTTTTCGGATGAGGGAGTGGCAGAACGGTGCGAGTAATAAAATCAAAAGTATGTTGTAACTAAATAAGAGACAAAAAAAGCGCGGTCTAACGCCGCGCAAGGGGATAACACATGACTGCTCTTTTTATTTTTTCGAATGTCGCCCGTATACCAACCAGGTGATCACCACACAGGCGATATAGAAGATCAGGAAGATTTTCATCGCGCCAACCGGCGAGCCGGTTAAGGCAAGCGACGTACCAAAGGCTTTCGGGATAAAGAAGCCGCCAATGGCGCCAATCGCTGAGATAAAGCCTAACGCCGCCGCCGTATCGGTCGCCGCTTCGCGCATCGCTTTCTCTTCAGAGCCACCTTCCGCCTTCACGCGATCCATCGTCAGCTTACGGAAGATAACGGAGATCATCTGGAAGGTGGAGCCACTGCCCAGCCCTGCCGTCATAAATAGCGCAAGGAAGACCACGAAGAAGGCGATGAAACTGCCGCCGGTGCCGTTAGTCGGTAACGTCAGGAACAGCAGGCCGCTGAAAATGGCCATCAGCACGAAGTTCACCAGCGTGACGCGCGTTCCGCCTAAACGGTCAGAGATTGCCCCACCCGCCGAGCGCGCCAGTGCGCCGACAAAGGGACCAAAAAACGCATAGTGCAGGATCTGAATCTCCGGGAACTGCGTTTTTGACAGCATCGCAAAGCCCGCGGAAAACCCGATGAACGAGCCGAAGGTCGCCAGATAAAGCAGGCTCATGATCCACAGGTGACCCCGTTTGAGGACCGGCAGTTGCTCTTTCAGTGACGCTTTTGAGGTCGCCAGTTCGTTCATGCCGAACCAGGCCGCAAGGGTAAAGAGGACGAGGAACGGTACCCAGACCCACGCGGCATTCGCCAGATACAGTTGTGAACCGTCCGGTTGTTCAACGCCGTGGCTGCCAAAGATGGCAAAGACAGACAGGGAGACCACCAGCGGCGCAACCAGTTGCATGACGCTCACGCCCATATTCCCCAGACCGCCATTCAGCCCCAGCGCGCCGCCCTGCTTCTGCTTCGGAAAGAAGAAGCTGATGTTCGCCATACTGGAGGCAAAGTTAGCGCCGGCAAAACCGCAGAGCAGAGAGATCAGAATAAATGTGCTGAACGGTGTGGAGGTATCCTGCACCGCAAACCCTAACCAGACGCACGGAATAATCAGGATCCCGGTGCTGAACGCGGTCCAGCGACGTCCGCCGAAAACCGGTACCATAAAAGAGTAAGGCACGCGTAACAATGCGCCGGAGACCGACGGTAATGCCGTCAGCATAAACAACTGGTCGGTGGTAAAGTTGAAACCGACTTTCGGTAGATTCACCGCAACAGCGCTGAACAACATCCAGACGCAAAACGCCAGTAGCAGACAAGGGACGGAAATCCACAGGTTGCGACTGGCGATACGTTGACCTCGCTGTGCCCAGAACGCCGGATCTTCCGGCCGCCATTCTGTGATTACAGCTCCAGATGCCCTTTCCGGGGCGGATGAGTGACTCATAGACACCTCTGATACTCGATTCGATGCCTGCAACATTAGGGTTTACAGCGCGAGGTAAGTTGATATAAATCAAAGGAAAAGTTGTCGATATCACAGCAAAAAAATCATGATCACCCTAAGTGAGTAGGATAATTCGACAAGAAATACGTGGTTTTTCACAGTGCTGCCCGTTGCAGGTCCCCCCTTCCCTAAATCCTCTCCGATTGCGGCAATTAAGAGGTAACTCGTTTTAGGTATGGGTATACTCCAGGGGATGGTCGAGAATAACGCCACTGCCCAATTCTGCCCGGTAGTCTCGTCATTCATTAAGGTTTCCCCATTCGCTGTCCGGAGGCCTGAAGGAAGAAGGTTTTATGTTAAAACGTTGTCTCTCTCCGCTCACGCTGGTTAACCAGGTGGCGCTCATTGTGATGCTCTCTACGGCCATCGGCGTGGCGGGTATGGCTGTCTCTGGCTGGCTGGTTCAGGGCGTACAGGGCAGCGCGCATGCCATCAATAAAGCGGGCTCTCTGCGGATGCAAAGCTATCGCCTGCTCGCTGCGGTGCCGCTGGGCGTTGACGACCAGAAACTGCTTACTGAGATGGAGCAAACGGCGTTCAGCCCGGAACTGACTCGCGCGGCAGAACGCGACGGTCAGCAGGCGCAACTGCGCGCACTCCAGGATTACTGGCATCGAGAACTGTCTCCTGGCCTGCAACAGGCCAGCAGCAGAGAGGCCGTCGCCGCCGACGTCAGCCAGTTCGTCACCGGCCTTGACAGGCTCGTCTCCGCGTTTGATCACATTACCGAAATGCGTATCGAACGCGTGGTCATGGTGCACCGGATGATGGCGATTTTCATGGCGCTGCTGCTGGTCTTTACCATTATCTGGTTGCGGGCGCGTCTGCTCCAGCCGTGGAAGCAACTGCTGTCGATGGCCCGTGCCGTCAGCCAGCGCGACTTTACTCAGCGCGCGCAGATCGGCGGGCGCAATGAGATGGCGATGCTCGGCGACGCACTTAATAACATGTCCGATGAACTGGCAGAAAGCTATTCGGTGCTTGAACAGCGCGTCAGAGAAAAAACCGCCGGGCTGGAGCAGAAAAATCAGATCCTTTCATTCCTCTGGCAGGCGAACCGCCGTCTGCATTCACCGGTGCCGCTTTGCGAACGCCTCTCTCCGGTGCTGAACGGTCTGCAAAACCTGACCCAAATGCATGACATCGAACTGCGGGTGTATGACCAGGAGGACGAGGATAACCATCAGGAATTTACCTGCCAGTCCGATATCAGCTGTGATGATAAGGGATGCCATCTCTGCCCGCGCGACGCGCTGCCGCCGATTGAAGGGGGAATGACGCTGAAATGGCGCTTGACGGACACCCATACCCAGTACGGCATTTTGCTGGCGACCCTGCCGCAGGGGCGTCACATGAGTCACGATCAGCAACAACTGGTGGATACCGTCGTGGAACAGCTCACCGCAACGCTGGCGCTGGATCGCAATCAGGAACGCCAGCAGCAGTTGATTGTCATGGAAGAGCGTGCAACCATTGCGCGCGAACTGCATGATTCTATTGCACAATCACTGTCCTGTATGAAGATGCAGGTCAGTTGCCTGCAAATGCAGGGAGAAACGTTGCCGAACAGCAGCCGCGACCTGCTGAGCCAGATCCGCAACGAGCTGAACGCGTCATGGGCGCAACTGCGCGAACTGTTGACGACGTTCCGCTTACAGCTGACCGAACCCGGTCTGCGCCCGGCGCTGGAAGCCAGCTGTCACGAATACAGCGCCCGTTTTGGTTTTACGGTGAAACTGGATTACCAGTTACCCCCTCGTCTGGTGCCTTCGCATCAGGCGATTCACCTGCTGCAAATTGCCCGCGAAGCCTTAAGCAATGCGCTTAAACACTCTCACGCTGATGAAGTGGTGGTCACCGTGGCGCTGAAAGGTAAGCAGGTTAAATTGACTGTACAAGACAACGGCTGCGGCGTTCCTGAGAACGCCGAGCGCAGTAACCACTATGGCATGATCATTATGCGCGACCGGGCACAGAGCCTGCGCGGAGATTGCCAGGTACGCCGTCGCGAGACGGGCGGTACTGAAGTCGCTGTCACCTTTATTCCCGAAAAATACTTCACAGAAGTTCAAGGAGATACCCATGAATAATCAGGAACCGGCAACTATCCTGCTCATCGACGATCATCCGATGCTGCGGACCGGCGTCAAACAGCTTGTCAGCATGGCGCCCGATATTACCGTGGTTGGCGAAGCCAGTAACGGCGAACAGGGTATCGAACTGGCCGAATCGCTTGACCCGGACCTGATCCTGCTCGACCTGAATATGCCGGGAATGAACGGGCTGGAAACCCTCGATAAACTGCGTGAAAAGGCGCTGTCCGGGCGAATCGTGGTGTTCAGCGTGTCGAATCATGAAGAAGACGTCGTGACGGCGCTCAAGCGCGGCGCTGACGGCTATCTGCTGAAAGACATGGAACCGGAAGACTTGCTTAAGTCATTACAGCAGGCCGCCGCCGGAGAGATGGTATTAAGCGAAGCGTTAACGCCGGTGCTGGCAGCCAGCCTGCGCGCCAACCGTGCCACCTCCGATCGCGACGTCACGCAACTGACCCCGCGTGAGCGCGATATTCTGAAGCTTATCGCCCAGGGCCTGCCGAACAAAATGATTGCCCGCCGTCTGGATATCACCGAGAGCACGGTGAAAGTCCACGTGAAGCATATGCTGAAGAAAATGAAGCTCAAATCACGCGTCGAAGCGGCAGTGTGGGTGCATCAGGAACGCATCTTCTGATTACTCCTCCGGGAGCAACCTCCAGCGCGGATCGTCCTCTGGCATTGCCATAAACGGTTCAGTCAGCGAGAGCGTGATCTCATTGGAAGAGACACGCTGCCCCTTCTCATCTTCCACCACCACCGACAGTCGCCAGCGGTTACTCGCCCCTTCACTGCTGTCCCAGGCCGGCATAATGACCGTCCAGCCCTCAGCACTTTCCGCATTTGCGCCCGCCGTCAGACTCAGCGCCTGCATGTCACCCAACCAGGTGATATGGCGAATGCCATGCAGACTGCGTACCTGTAATTTTAACGGTACCGTTTCGCCTGAATGCAGATCCCACGGTGGGGTCGCCAGAAATACGCTCAGGGTTTTACGCTGGCGATATTCCATCGTCGGCAGGTTGTTACGCTGCGGGTTATCATAGCGGCTTCCGCGCAGCGACTGACTCTCCGCCACTTCGCTTGCCGCCAACTGCTTTTTCAGCGGCACGCCGAAGCGGTAATTCAGGTTCAGTCCGAGGTTGTTCTGGCTGAGGCCGCTCTCCCCCTGTTTGTGTTGGGCTGTTACGGTCACCAGCGGAACCGGGGTGTAGTTCAGCCCCAGTTTCACCGCTACCGGATTGTGATAGCCCGTCCCGGAATCAAACAGATCAACGCTGTCGCCAAAATATTGCTCCACGCTGACGCGGGTGTTGAGAAATTCGTAAAACGGCATGCGCATTTCAGCCGTGACGTCGTAACCGCGCGCCATTCGTTGTTCCAGCGTCGGCGTATGGGCGCGCCATGAGGCAAACGGCTGGTAATAATTGGCCGACAGTCGCAGGTATTCCCCCCACGCTTCAGCGCCCAGTCCGCCGCGCTGGAGGTTTTCATCCAGCAGATTATCGTAGAAGGTGTTATAGCCGAGCAGCCAGCCGTCGCGCGCCCAGCGCTGGCCGATACCCACATTACTCACCAGTCCATCATCCTGCTGGGTAAGCCCCAGTTGACTCCAGGTGAGGTAGCGCGAGTTATCCTGCCAGGGAACGAACCAGCTTCCGCGACTGCCGTTAAAATGGCCTTCGCTATCGACCTGTACGTTGACGCTGGCCCTGCCCCACGGCGACAGCCAGGATTCCAGGTGTTGATTCACCTGCTCACTCACCGCGTCACGCACCTGACCAAAAGCAAATTGTTTTGCCTGCTCGCCGGTATCAAGACCGTTATCGGTCATGCTCGCCTCGCCAAAGGCTTTTGCCATTTCTGCGAAGTGTTTTTCGCCTTCATGCGAGTCGGGCGCCATCCCCAGATCGGGCAACCCGTCCTGATTATTATCAAAGGGATTTTCTGCCTGTTGCATAAAGGAGGATTGTGCACTGGCTGTACCGCCTGCCAGCAGCAAGAGTAACCAGAGAGGGGCGGGATGTAATACAAAACGGCTCAAATCGGCGATGGCTTCTTACACAGTTCAGTTAACTTAACACCCTAAAAGCTTACCTGACTCAGGGTTGTTTTGCAGGATTTCTCACACTTTCAGGAATATCCTTACGCTTGTCCGGCACTTCTTGTCGTCAGACTTTCATTGGTAACACTCCGCTTGCGCGGTAA from Citrobacter amalonaticus Y19 includes:
- the narI gene encoding respiratory nitrate reductase subunit gamma, with product MHFLNMFFFDIYPYIAGSVFLIGSWLRYDYGQYTWRAASSQMLDRKGMNMASNLFHFGILGIFAGHFLGMLTPHWMYEAWLPIDVKQKMAMIGGGAAGLMCLVGGVLLLKRRLFSPRVRATTTGADILILSLLVIQCALGLSTIPFSAQHMDGSEMMKLVGWAQSVVTFHGGASAHLEGVAFIFRLHLVLGMTLFLLFPFSRLVHIWSAPVEYLTRKYQIVRARH
- the narJ gene encoding nitrate reductase molybdenum cofactor assembly chaperone, with the protein product MIELVIVSRLLEYPDAALWQHQQELYDALASSENLNKEDAHTLSVFLRDLTAQEMLDVQANYSELFDRGRATSLLLFEHVHGESRDRGQAMVDLMAQYEQHGLQLDSRELPDHLPLYLEYLAQLPKREALGGLQDIAPILALLSARLQQRESRYAVLFDLLLRLANAAIDSDKVAEKIAEEVRDDTPQALDAVWEEEQVKFFADKGCGESEISAHQRRFAGAVAPQYLNISTGGQQ
- the narH gene encoding nitrate reductase subunit beta is translated as MKIRSQVGMVLNLDKCIGCHTCSVTCKNVWTSREGVEYAWFNNVETKPGQGFPTDWENQEKYKGGWIRKINGKLQPRMGNRAMLLGKIFANPHLPGIDDYYEPFDYDYQNLHNAPEGTKVQPIARPRSLITGQRMAKIEKGPNWEDDLGGEFEKLSKDRNFENMQKAMYGQFENTFMMYLPRLCEHCLNPACVATCPSGAIYKREEDGIVLIDQDKCRGWRMCITGCPYKKIYFNWKSGKSEKCIFCYPRIEAGQPTVCSETCVGRIRYLGVLLYDADAIESAASTEHEKDLYQRQLDVFLDPNDPAVIEQALKDGIPQSVIDAAQQSPVYKMAMDWKLALPLHPEYRTLPMVWYVPPLSPIQSAADAGELGSNGILPDVDSLRIPVQYLANLLTAGDTQPVLLALKRMLAMRHYKRAETVDGKVDTRALEEVGLSEAQAQEMYRYLAIANYEDRFVVPSSHRELARDAFPEKSGCGFTFGDGCHGSDTKFNLFNSRRIDAIDVTRKTEPHQ
- a CDS encoding nitrate reductase subunit alpha, which codes for MSKFLDRFRYFKQKGETFADGHGQLLDTNRDWEDGYRQRWQHDKIVRSTHGVNCTGSCSWKIYVKNGLVTWETQQTDYPRTRPDMPNHEPRGCPRGASYSWYLYSANRLKYPLMRKRLMKMWREAKKLHSDPVDAWASIIEDADKAKSFKQARGRGGFVRSSWQEVNELIAASNVYTVKTYGPDRVAGFSPIPAMSMVSYASGARYLSLIGGTCLSFYDWYCDLPPASPQTWGEQTDVPESADWYNSSYIIAWGSNVPQTRTPDAHFFTEVRYKGTKTVAVTPDYAEIAKLCDLWLAPKQGTDAAMALAMGHVMLREFHLDNPSQYFTDYVRRYTDMPMLVMLEERDGYYAAGRMLRAADLVDALGQENNPEWKTVAITNNGDMVAPNGSIGFRWGEKGKWNLEQRDGTTSAETELQLSLLGSQDEIAEVGFPYFGGEGTEHFNKVELENVLLHKLPAKRLQLADGTTALVTTVYDLTMANYGLERGLNDANCATSYDDIKAYTPAWAEQITGVPRAQITRIAREFADNADKTHGRSMIIVGAGLNHWYHLDMNYRGLINMLVFCGCIGQSGGGWAHYVGQEKLRPQTGWQPLAFALDWQRPARHMNSTSYFYNHSSQWRYETVTAQELLSPLADKSRYSGHLIDFNVRAERMGWLPSAPQLGTNPLTIAQEAKKAGMTPVDYTVKSLKDGSIRFAAEQPENGKNHPRNLFIWRSNLLGSSGKGHEYMLKYLLGTEHGIQGKDLGKQGGVKPEEVEWQDNGLDGKLDLVVTLDFRLSSTCLYSDIVLPTATWYEKDDMNTSDMHPFIHPLSAAVDPAWESKSDWEIYKAIAKKFSEVCVGHLGKETDVVTLPIQHDSAAELAQPLDVKDWKKGECDLIPGVTAPHIMTVERDYPATYERFTSIGPLMEKIGNGGKGIAWNTQSEMDLLRKLNYTKADGPAKGQPMLNTAIDAAEMILTLAPETNGHVAVKAWAALSEFTGRDHTHLATNKEEEKIRFRDIQAQPRKIISSPTWSGLEDEHVSYNAGYTNVHELIPWRTLTGRQSLYQDHQWMRDFGESLLVYRPPIDTRSVKSVMGEKSNGNPEKALNFLTPHQKWGIHSTYSDNLLMLTLGRGGPIVWMSEVDAKDLGIVDNDWIEVFNSNGSLTARAVVSQRVPAGMTMMYHAQERIVNIPGSEITEQRGGIHNSVTRITPKPTHMIGGYAQLAYGFNYYGTVGSNRDEFVVVRKMKNIDWLDGEGNDQVQESVK
- a CDS encoding NarK family nitrate/nitrite MFS transporter, which gives rise to MSHSSAPERASGAVITEWRPEDPAFWAQRGQRIASRNLWISVPCLLLAFCVWMLFSAVAVNLPKVGFNFTTDQLFMLTALPSVSGALLRVPYSFMVPVFGGRRWTAFSTGILIIPCVWLGFAVQDTSTPFSTFILISLLCGFAGANFASSMANISFFFPKQKQGGALGLNGGLGNMGVSVMQLVAPLVVSLSVFAIFGSHGVEQPDGSQLYLANAAWVWVPFLVLFTLAAWFGMNELATSKASLKEQLPVLKRGHLWIMSLLYLATFGSFIGFSAGFAMLSKTQFPEIQILHYAFFGPFVGALARSAGGAISDRLGGTRVTLVNFVLMAIFSGLLFLTLPTNGTGGSFIAFFVVFLALFMTAGLGSGSTFQMISVIFRKLTMDRVKAEGGSEEKAMREAATDTAAALGFISAIGAIGGFFIPKAFGTSLALTGSPVGAMKIFLIFYIACVVITWLVYGRHSKK